One Microcoleus sp. FACHB-831 DNA window includes the following coding sequences:
- a CDS encoding sugar transferase yields the protein MDKNKGDLRAPIITNISRGAIRNWLRVVVLVVLDSLMLTLAWSIAERLGTQVEGFHLLWKNHDKPGFLLPLLAISIGIIGGAGLYGTDDQRRNFPSLIKAVTLAHVVLLITAFFNQSGVLISRSVFFWAWLLSLIFVFAERLLLHQSIITIRSKNSQLRDPIFLLGNPEDIEKTQPLLQKAKQFQVVGTADLSIRENPVVWSQTLDNIRRQKVSEIFVCSWQSVKDPIILFWELKSAGIQLRVLPVSLELPRQWSEIKMIGRVTTIRFSSPPIVGSDFWLKRGFDILASSAILLLIGLPLVIIAILIKLDSPGSVFYRQTRVGLKGRHFKVWKFRTMVSNASELQKELEARNEVKGGVLFKLKDDPRITNIGKFLRRYSLDELPQLINVLYGEMSLVGPRPLPVRDVERLSEHHFLRHEVLPGITGLWQVSGRSNVDSDEVFYLDIAYIQHWSLALDFKILLQTVKVVLTKEGAY from the coding sequence ATGGACAAAAATAAGGGTGATCTAAGAGCTCCAATTATTACTAATATCAGCCGGGGAGCGATTCGTAATTGGCTTCGGGTGGTTGTTCTAGTTGTGCTAGATAGTTTAATGCTGACTTTAGCTTGGAGCATTGCCGAGCGATTAGGGACGCAAGTGGAAGGGTTCCATCTTTTGTGGAAAAATCACGACAAACCAGGATTCCTACTGCCGCTTTTAGCGATCAGCATAGGTATTATTGGTGGCGCGGGATTGTATGGAACTGATGACCAACGCCGTAACTTTCCCAGCTTGATCAAAGCTGTAACCCTGGCTCATGTTGTCTTACTAATTACAGCTTTTTTTAATCAATCTGGCGTGTTGATATCCCGTTCGGTATTTTTTTGGGCTTGGTTACTAAGTTTAATTTTCGTGTTTGCCGAACGCCTGCTGCTGCATCAGTCTATCATCACTATTCGCAGTAAAAATTCCCAGCTGCGAGATCCAATTTTTCTGTTAGGAAATCCAGAAGATATTGAGAAGACACAACCATTACTACAGAAAGCGAAGCAATTTCAGGTGGTTGGAACGGCGGATTTATCTATAAGAGAAAATCCCGTCGTATGGTCGCAGACTCTTGACAATATCCGCCGCCAAAAGGTCAGCGAAATATTTGTTTGTTCGTGGCAATCTGTAAAAGATCCGATAATTTTATTTTGGGAATTGAAATCAGCTGGAATCCAATTAAGGGTTTTACCAGTTAGTTTAGAATTACCCAGACAGTGGTCTGAAATTAAGATGATCGGACGGGTTACAACTATACGGTTTAGCTCTCCTCCCATCGTTGGTAGTGATTTTTGGCTAAAACGTGGCTTCGATATACTAGCTTCATCTGCAATTTTGCTATTAATCGGCCTGCCTTTAGTGATAATTGCGATCCTGATAAAACTTGATTCACCTGGTTCAGTATTTTACAGGCAGACGAGGGTCGGGTTAAAAGGTCGGCACTTTAAAGTCTGGAAATTTCGCACTATGGTATCGAATGCCAGCGAGTTGCAAAAAGAACTAGAAGCAAGAAACGAAGTTAAAGGCGGGGTACTTTTCAAATTAAAAGACGACCCCAGAATCACTAACATCGGGAAGTTTCTCAGGCGTTATAGTTTAGATGAATTGCCACAGCTCATCAATGTGTTATACGGTGAAATGAGCCTTGTAGGCCCGCGCCCTCTTCCTGTGCGCGATGTAGAAAGGTTGTCGGAACACCACTTTTTGCGTCATGAAGTGTTACCTGGAATTACAGGTCTGTGGCAAGTTAGCGGTCGTTCAAATGTAGATTCTGATGAAGTTTTCTATTTGGATATAGCCTATATTCAGCACTGGTCCCTTGCTCTGGATTTTAAGATATTGCTACAAACAGTTAAAGTAGTTTTGACCAAGGAGGGTGCTTACTAA